Proteins encoded together in one Thermophilibacter immobilis window:
- a CDS encoding Mrp/NBP35 family ATP-binding protein has translation MDEQEQEKLRQEVDEALHGPKQPSAPVKEPQNSKSNVHHVIGVVSGKGGVGKSLVCGLLAVELARRGAKVGILDADITGPSIPKMFGLSGEHARAMGELLLPNLTAGGLKIMSANLVLEHESDPVLWRGPVVAGAIKQFWGDCAWGELDYLLIDMPPGTGDVALTVFQSLPVEGVVIVSSPQDLVQMVVGKAVNMANMMKMPVVGLVENMAYVTCPDCGARIEPYGPSRLAQTAEAFEVEALGQLPIDPALSAACDAGTLERDLPRDLLPDAVDAVVRVAEFYDALGTDLA, from the coding sequence ATGGACGAGCAAGAGCAGGAGAAGCTGCGCCAGGAGGTCGACGAGGCGCTGCACGGGCCCAAGCAGCCGAGCGCGCCGGTGAAGGAGCCTCAGAACTCCAAGTCGAACGTGCATCACGTCATAGGCGTCGTGTCGGGCAAGGGCGGCGTGGGCAAGTCTCTCGTCTGCGGCCTCCTCGCCGTCGAGCTCGCCCGTCGCGGGGCCAAGGTGGGCATCCTCGACGCCGACATCACCGGCCCCTCCATACCCAAGATGTTCGGCCTGTCCGGCGAGCACGCGCGCGCCATGGGCGAGCTGCTGCTGCCCAACCTGACCGCCGGCGGCCTCAAGATCATGAGCGCCAACCTCGTGCTCGAGCACGAGAGCGACCCGGTGCTCTGGCGCGGGCCCGTCGTGGCCGGCGCGATCAAGCAGTTCTGGGGCGACTGCGCCTGGGGCGAGCTCGACTACCTGCTCATTGACATGCCCCCGGGAACCGGCGACGTGGCGCTCACCGTCTTCCAGTCGCTGCCCGTGGAGGGCGTCGTCATCGTGAGCTCCCCGCAGGACCTCGTGCAGATGGTCGTGGGCAAGGCCGTGAACATGGCGAACATGATGAAGATGCCGGTCGTGGGCCTCGTCGAGAACATGGCCTACGTCACCTGCCCGGACTGCGGCGCGAGGATCGAGCCCTACGGTCCGAGCCGCCTGGCCCAGACCGCCGAGGCCTTCGAGGTGGAGGCCCTGGGCCAGCTACCCATCGACCCCGCTCTGTCCGCCGCCTGCGACGCGGGCACCCTCGAGCGCGATCTGCCCCGCGACCTTCTCCCGGACGCCGTGGACGCGGTCGTGCGCGTAGCCGAGTTCTACGACGCCCTCGGCACGGACCTCGCGTAG
- a CDS encoding helix-turn-helix domain-containing protein → MGAIVVSLDAVLAERRMTLTELSERVGVTVANLSILKTGKARAVRFSTLAAICRELDCQPADLLRYAPDEDELSEGE, encoded by the coding sequence ATGGGCGCGATCGTCGTCAGCCTTGACGCCGTCCTCGCCGAGAGGCGCATGACGCTCACCGAGCTCTCGGAGCGCGTGGGGGTCACGGTGGCCAACCTGTCCATCCTCAAGACCGGCAAGGCACGGGCCGTGCGCTTCTCCACCCTTGCCGCCATCTGCCGGGAGCTCGACTGCCAGCCGGCCGACCTCCTGCGCTACGCGCCCGACGAAGACGAGCTGTCAGAAGGGGAGTAG
- a CDS encoding NAD(P)/FAD-dependent oxidoreductase has protein sequence MGARARGTSRSRLREQALDTALAVAVDARYDVAVLGAGAAGLAAAIAAAEAGASVVALERDLECGRTILATGNGRCNFSNAELSPERYNDPAFVKAVCGEHFGEDVLAFFRGCGLAWAQEDERLYPLSRQATSVRDVLVGRARHAGATLACAREVTGLEKGDDGSAWRVSWRDASAGFATGTLDARAVVLACGGGPSLADELGLERAPYEPVLCSLACDAIGNANLAALDGRRAHVVARLLRDGRVLARERGEVLFRAYGISGIVTFDLSRAARPGDVVSLDLTCGLDATRARELVERAGGTSGLLDPRIAAALGAAPSEQLERARDLRFVVRGPAGPERAQLTRGGLLVSQFDATTLEGHKAPGLFACGESLNVDGACGGFNLAWAWKSGLVAGSGAAARAQGKEGPCSR, from the coding sequence GTGGGCGCACGGGCGAGAGGAACGTCGCGCTCGCGGCTGCGCGAGCAAGCGCTCGACACGGCTCTGGCCGTGGCCGTGGACGCCCGCTATGACGTTGCCGTGCTGGGCGCCGGGGCGGCCGGCCTCGCTGCCGCGATCGCGGCCGCCGAGGCCGGCGCCTCGGTCGTGGCGCTCGAGCGCGACTTGGAGTGCGGCCGCACGATCCTGGCCACCGGCAACGGGCGCTGCAACTTCTCCAACGCGGAGCTCTCGCCGGAGCGCTACAACGACCCCGCGTTCGTAAAGGCCGTCTGCGGCGAGCACTTTGGCGAGGACGTGCTCGCGTTCTTCAGGGGCTGCGGGCTGGCCTGGGCACAGGAGGACGAGCGGCTCTACCCCCTCTCGCGGCAGGCCACCTCCGTGCGCGACGTGCTTGTCGGCCGCGCGCGGCATGCGGGGGCCACGCTCGCCTGCGCGCGCGAGGTCACGGGGCTGGAGAAGGGCGACGATGGGAGCGCCTGGCGCGTGAGCTGGCGCGACGCCTCCGCTGGATTTGCGACGGGTACGCTCGATGCCCGCGCGGTCGTGCTCGCCTGCGGCGGCGGCCCCTCGCTCGCAGACGAGCTCGGCCTGGAGCGGGCGCCTTACGAGCCCGTGCTCTGCTCGCTTGCGTGTGACGCGATCGGGAACGCCAATCTGGCCGCCCTCGACGGCCGGCGCGCCCACGTGGTCGCCCGGCTCCTGCGCGACGGTCGCGTTCTGGCCCGCGAGAGGGGCGAGGTCCTCTTTCGCGCCTACGGGATCTCGGGCATCGTGACCTTCGACCTCTCGCGCGCGGCTCGTCCCGGCGACGTCGTCTCGCTCGACCTCACCTGCGGACTGGACGCCACCCGAGCACGCGAGCTCGTGGAGCGGGCCGGAGGCACGTCCGGCCTGCTCGACCCCAGAATCGCTGCCGCCCTGGGAGCCGCACCGTCCGAGCAGCTCGAGCGAGCCCGCGACCTGCGTTTTGTTGTACGCGGCCCGGCCGGACCCGAGCGCGCCCAGCTCACGCGCGGCGGGCTTCTCGTCAGCCAGTTTGATGCGACCACGCTCGAGGGCCACAAGGCACCGGGGCTCTTCGCCTGCGGCGAGTCCCTGAACGTCGACGGAGCCTGCGGCGGGTTCAACCTGGCCTGGGCCTGGAAGAGCGGCCTGGTCGCCGGCAGCGGGGCGGCCGCACGCGCCCAAGGAAAGGAAGGCCCATGCTCGAGGTGA
- a CDS encoding DUF2975 domain-containing protein, giving the protein MSHRALSWMLKLLDVCSVAGCLVVTAGVMPAAEAAGELPQGSVVLFACGVAPLMVVAAAAWALFSAIGRGETFVVANARRLRVMGVAAAASAVVWVVGLALVALGAVKASFSVVASLSVALVFCVALATVAAALSLLTDSAADLKSDNDLVV; this is encoded by the coding sequence ATGTCTCATCGTGCGCTGTCCTGGATGCTCAAGCTCTTAGACGTCTGCTCGGTCGCCGGCTGCCTCGTGGTGACCGCGGGCGTGATGCCCGCTGCGGAGGCGGCCGGCGAGCTGCCGCAGGGCTCCGTCGTCCTGTTCGCCTGCGGCGTGGCGCCTCTGATGGTGGTGGCCGCGGCGGCGTGGGCGCTCTTCTCGGCGATTGGACGGGGAGAGACGTTCGTGGTCGCGAACGCCCGGCGCTTGCGCGTCATGGGCGTTGCCGCGGCCGCGTCGGCCGTGGTGTGGGTCGTGGGCCTCGCGCTCGTTGCGCTCGGGGCCGTCAAGGCGAGCTTCTCCGTCGTGGCGTCGCTCTCCGTCGCCCTCGTGTTCTGTGTGGCCCTCGCGACGGTTGCCGCCGCGCTGTCCCTGCTCACCGACAGCGCGGCCGACCTCAAGTCCGACAACGACCTGGTGGTGTAG